One segment of Methylotuvimicrobium sp. KM2 DNA contains the following:
- the kaiC gene encoding circadian clock protein KaiC, whose translation MKKTMKTLPDQISSLFPKSPTGIRGLDDITGGGLPTGRPTLVCGGAGCGKTLLAMEFLVHGAVSYSEPGVFMTFEETSADLAKNVASLGFDLPALIADKKLLVDHVAIERSEIEETGEYDLGGLFIRLGHAIDSIGAKRVALDTVEALFSALPNQAILRAELRRLFRFLRDKNVTVVITGERGEAILARHGIEEYLSDCVIILDHCVSEQMSTRRLRVAKYRGSMHGTNEYPFLIDEQGIFVLPVTSLGLNHEVSMERIPTGIARLDTMLGGQGYFRGSSILISGTAGCGKTSVAAHLADATCRREERCLSFLFEESPNQLMRNMRSIGLDLQPWLENGLLRLQAVRPSLYGLEMHLAAMLKAIDEFQPSVVIVDPISSFSAASSPFQVKSMLIRLVDYLKVKGITAMLVYLTTGGSAPEYTDMEISSLIDTWLLLRDIEQNGECNRGMYVLKSRGMAHSNQIREFKLTERGVELLDVYVGLDGVLTGSARLAQEAKERAELEASQLDMEEQQAALEYKRHMLESQIAALRAEFAATEVEVKRLIRQGEQRRERLEHDMAAMRRIRHADAAAANHQEKTK comes from the coding sequence CTCTTTCCCAAATCTCCTACCGGCATTCGCGGGCTGGACGACATTACCGGCGGCGGCCTGCCCACGGGCCGGCCTACGCTGGTGTGCGGCGGCGCCGGCTGCGGCAAGACGCTCCTGGCGATGGAGTTCCTGGTCCACGGCGCGGTGAGCTATAGTGAACCAGGCGTGTTCATGACCTTCGAGGAAACCTCTGCGGACCTCGCCAAGAACGTTGCTTCGCTCGGCTTCGATCTGCCGGCCTTGATCGCCGACAAGAAGCTCCTGGTGGATCATGTGGCCATAGAGCGCAGCGAGATCGAGGAGACTGGCGAATACGATCTCGGCGGGCTGTTCATTCGCTTGGGCCACGCGATCGACTCGATCGGCGCGAAGCGTGTGGCACTGGACACCGTGGAAGCGCTATTCTCGGCCCTGCCCAATCAAGCGATTCTGCGTGCGGAGCTGCGCCGGCTGTTCCGTTTCCTCAGGGACAAAAACGTCACCGTCGTCATCACGGGCGAGCGCGGTGAAGCTATCCTGGCGCGCCACGGCATCGAGGAATATCTCTCCGATTGCGTCATCATACTCGACCATTGCGTGAGCGAGCAGATGTCCACCCGGCGCCTGCGCGTGGCAAAATATCGGGGCTCCATGCATGGCACCAACGAATATCCGTTCCTGATCGATGAACAGGGTATCTTTGTGTTGCCGGTCACCTCGCTCGGGCTGAATCACGAAGTCTCCATGGAACGCATCCCCACCGGCATCGCGCGGCTGGATACGATGCTCGGCGGCCAGGGGTATTTCCGCGGCAGCAGCATCCTAATCTCCGGCACGGCAGGCTGCGGCAAGACCAGCGTGGCGGCGCACTTGGCCGACGCCACTTGCCGGCGCGAGGAGCGTTGCCTGTCGTTTCTGTTCGAAGAATCCCCCAACCAGTTGATGCGCAACATGCGCTCCATCGGACTGGACTTGCAGCCGTGGTTGGAGAATGGATTGTTGCGCTTGCAGGCGGTGCGGCCATCGTTATATGGCCTGGAAATGCACCTCGCCGCCATGCTCAAGGCAATCGATGAGTTTCAACCCTCGGTCGTGATCGTGGACCCGATCAGCAGCTTCAGCGCGGCCAGCAGTCCGTTCCAGGTCAAGTCCATGCTCATCCGGTTAGTGGACTATCTCAAGGTCAAGGGGATCACCGCGATGCTGGTCTACCTGACCACTGGCGGCAGCGCACCGGAATATACCGACATGGAAATCTCCTCTTTGATCGACACCTGGCTGTTATTGCGCGACATCGAGCAGAACGGCGAATGCAACCGCGGAATGTATGTCCTCAAATCGCGCGGCATGGCGCACTCGAACCAGATCCGCGAGTTTAAGCTCACGGAACGCGGCGTGGAATTGCTGGATGTGTATGTCGGCCTTGACGGCGTGTTGACCGGCTCTGCGCGACTGGCGCAGGAAGCAAAGGAACGGGCGGAACTCGAAGCCTCCCAGCTGGATATGGAAGAACAGCAGGCAGCCCTTGAATACAAACGCCACATGCTGGAAAGTCAAATCGCCGCGCTGCGCGCCGAATTTGCCGCCACCGAGGTGGAAGTCAAACGCCTCATCCGCCAGGGCGAGCAACGCCGCGAACGCTTGGAGCATGACATGGCCGCAATGCGCCGTATCCGTCATGCCGATGCCGCCGCAGCCAACCATCAGGAGAAAACGAAATGA
- a CDS encoding circadian clock KaiB family protein produces the protein MTKAKPESATKAADPVWELRLYVAGESPKALTAFANLKRICEEHLEGQYRIEVIDLLQNPQLAADEQIFALPTLVRKLPQPIRKIIGDLFNTERVLVGLDLRVSP, from the coding sequence ATGACCAAAGCAAAACCAGAAAGTGCTACCAAGGCAGCCGACCCCGTATGGGAGCTGCGCCTCTATGTGGCCGGAGAGTCTCCCAAGGCGCTAACCGCCTTCGCCAACCTCAAGCGCATCTGCGAAGAGCATCTCGAGGGGCAATACCGCATCGAGGTCATTGACCTTCTGCAGAATCCGCAACTGGCTGCTGACGAGCAGATCTTCGCCCTACCGACGCTGGTGCGCAAACTCCCGCAGCCGATCCGCAAGATTATCGGCGACCTTTTCAACACCGAGCGAGTGTTGGTCGGCCTCGATCTGCGCGTCAGCCCATGA
- a CDS encoding circadian clock KaiB family protein: MNDNSSSFETLQTSSDKGLYVLRLYIAGNTPQSTRAIENLKQLCESRLQGRYELTIVDLHQMPDAGQDERIICAPTLVKQQPPPVRRLTGDLSNTDRVLRALDITQETI; encoded by the coding sequence ATGAACGACAACAGCTCCAGCTTCGAAACGCTGCAGACCTCATCCGACAAAGGGCTTTATGTACTGAGGCTCTACATCGCCGGCAACACGCCACAATCCACCCGCGCCATCGAGAACCTCAAGCAGTTGTGCGAATCCCGCTTGCAAGGCCGCTACGAACTGACCATCGTCGATCTCCACCAAATGCCTGACGCCGGCCAAGACGAACGAATCATCTGCGCACCAACGCTCGTCAAACAACAGCCGCCACCGGTGCGCCGACTGACCGGCGACCTATCGAACACCGATCGGGTCCTGCGTGCGCTGGACATCACGCAGGAAA